A single window of Nicotiana sylvestris chromosome 3, ASM39365v2, whole genome shotgun sequence DNA harbors:
- the LOC104219567 gene encoding uncharacterized protein, whose product MAEKAGKRGVNQSIEKVCRRCKQAYTSPSNNPNSCRFHPSFFVCRRHDDQKRYYELGPDDPPYAAKFYDCCGAEDPEASGCTTSFHVSYDDE is encoded by the exons ATGGCGGAAAAAGCAGGAAAAAGAGGAGTGAATCAGAGCATAGAGAAGGTGTGCAGAAGATGCAAACAGGCATACACTTCACCTTCTAACAACCCAAATTCATGCCGCTTTCATCCTTCTTTCTTTGTCTGTCGCCGTCATGACGATCAGAAAAG GTATTACGAACTAGGACCAGATGATCCTCCTTATGCTGCCAAATTTTATGATTGCTGTGGAGCAGAAGATCCTGAAGCAAGTGGTTGTACCACCAGTTTCCATGTTTCATATGATGATGAGTAG
- the LOC104219569 gene encoding uncharacterized protein, whose protein sequence is MSFSLLSLSSSSSSTLTRNIPPFISTTSSPSVLLSLLRNHSNFSNVTSNATIFGSSSCSFFSSSCSMSTSNYVVPRDFASSSYSSSSSGNSDGESSKIVSGENDEQGAETDDEDQVLIVDEEDISLSSSDLPQKWDVLGLGQAMVDFSGMVDDEFLERLGLEKGTRKVINHEERGKVLRAMDGCSYKAAAGGSLSNSLVALARLGGQPIASPALNVGMAGSIGSDPLGGFYRSKLRRANVNFLSAPVKDGTTGTVIVLTTPDAQRTMLAYQGTSSRINFDPCLADAITKTNILVVEGYLFELPDTVRTISKVCEEARKWGSLVAITASDVSCIERHYDDYWEIMANYADIVFANSEEARAFCHFSSKESPLSATRYLSHFVPLVSVTDGPKGSYIGVKGEAIYIPPSPCVPVDTCGAGDAYASGILYGILRGVSDLRTMGSVAAKVASVVVGQQGTRLRVQDAIGLAESFSSHCRDSTFWSDIGSDQISSL, encoded by the exons atgtctttctctctcctctccttatcttcttcttcatcttccacGCTTACCAGAAATATTCCCCCTTTTATCTCTACTACATCTTCGCCGTCCGTTTTACTTTCCCTTTTAAGGAACCATTCTAATTTCAGCAATGTTACCTCTAACGCTACAATTTTCGGTTCCAGCTCgtgttctttcttttcttcgtcTTGTTCTATGTCGACTTCCAATTATGTGGTTCCGAGGGATTTTGCGTCTTCCTCTTATTCTTCCTCTTCGTCTGGAAATTCTGATGGGGAAAGCTCGAAGATTGTATCGGGTGAAAATGATGAACAAGGGGCTGAGACTGACGATGAAGACCAAGTCTTGATTGTTGACGAGGAAGATATTAGTCTTTCCAGCTCTGATCTTCCCCAAAAATGGGATGTATTAGGCCTTGGCCAAGCTATG GTTGATTTTTCTGGCATGGTTGATGATGAATTTCTGGAGAGGCTTGGATTAGAGAAGGGTACAAGAAAGGTCATCAATCATGAGGAAAGGGGTAAAGTTCTGCGTGCGATGGACGGATGCAGCTACAAGGCTGCTGCTGGTGGATCACTTTCTAATAGCCTGGTTGCCTTGGCTAGGCTTGGTGGTCAGCCAATAGCTAGTCCTGCTTTGAATGTAGGCATGGCAGGTAGTATCGGAAGTGATCCCTTGGGTGGATTTTACAG ATCCAAACTTCGACGAGCAAATGTGAATTTTTTGTCAGCACCAGTAAAGGATGGGACAACGGGAACTGTGATAGTCCTCACAACACCGGATGCTCAACGAACCATGCTAGCGTACCAG GGTACGTCATCAAGGATAAACTTTGACCCATGCTTGGCTGATGCAATTACTAAAACAAATATATTGGTTGTGGAAGGATACTTGTTTGAGCTTCCTGATACAGTCAGAACAATTTCGAAAGTTTGCGAAGAAGCCCGCAAGTGGGGATCATTAGTTGCCATCACAGCATCAGATGTCTCCTGCATCGAGAGACATTATGATGATTACTG GGAAATCATGGCAAATTATGCAGATATAGTATTTGCTAACAGCGAAGAAGCAAGAGCTTTCTGTCATTTTTCATCAAAAGAAAGTCCCCTTTCTGCTACGAGGTACCTGAGCCATTTCGTCCCTTTAGTTTCCGTCACAGATGGGCCTAAAGGTTCTTACATTGGTGTGAAAGGGGAAGCTATCTATATTCCTCCATCACCTTGTGTGCCCGTAGATACTTGTGGTGCAGGGGATGCTTATGCATCGGGTATTTTGTACGGAATATTGAGGGGTGTGTCTGATTTGAGAACCATGGGTTCCGTAGCAGCTAAGGTTGCATCTGTAGTGGTAGGGCAACAAGGTACTAGGCTTAGGGTACAAGATGCTATTGGGTTGGCGGAGTCATTTTCATCCCACTGCAGGGACTCAACCTTTTGGTCAGATATAGGTTCCGATCAGATCTCCAGCTTGTAA
- the LOC138888218 gene encoding uncharacterized protein produces the protein MNLKFIALTIKNGEKIVELDTDEVERETMKWKHAIVLYVVGDSPSIGVLDRFIAAEWNFVTKPKIYFHNDGYFVVKLNSVEDRDVVLMFGLYTIRNKPIIVKAWSPNFDFSKEILQTIPIWVKLPNLSLNCWSMDSFSRIGSGLGIPLYTDECISKMERISYARFLVEMNVTKEMPTVLKVMDPKGKVFEQSIHYDWVPEYCHTCLQVGHSCRATHTVIEGKQKSRMEWRRRTEPGKTKKDESVPTNNVIHASKIGDTETDQLPD, from the coding sequence ATGAATCTCAAATTTATTGCTCTGACgatcaaaaatggtgaaaaaataGTTGAACTAGATACAGATGAGGTTGAGCGAGAAACTATGAAATGGAAACATGCAATTGTATTGTATGTTGTGGGTGACTCCCCCTCAATTGGTGTTTTGGATCGATTTATTGCTGCAGAGTGGAATTTTGTTACCAAACCAAAAATATACTTCCATAATGATGGCTATTTTGTGGTTAAGCTCAACAGTGTGGAGGATAGGGATGTTGTGCTGATGTTTGGACTGTATACGATAAGAAACAAACCTATAATTGTTAAAGCTTGGTCGCCTAATTTTGATTTCAGCAAGGAAATTTTACAGACTATCCCTATTTGGGTAAAACTGCCCAACTTGTCATTGAATTGTTGGAGTATGGATTCATTCAGTAGGATAGGAAGTGGCTTAGGAATACCACTATATACAGATGAATGCATTTCAAAAATGGAGAGGATTTCCTATGCAAGGTTTTTGGTTGAAATGAATGTTACAAAGGAGATGCCTACTGTTCTAAAGGTTATGGATCCTAAGGGCAAAGTTTTTGAGCAATCAATTCACTATGATTGGGTTCCTGAATATTGCCACACCTGCCTTCAGGTTGGACATAGCTGCAGGGCTACCCACACAGTTATAGAAGGAAAACAAAAATCAAGgatggagtggagaagaagaacagAACCAGGCAAGACTAAAAAGGATGAAAGTGTTCCAACTAATAATGTAATACATGCAAGCAAGATAGGTGATACTGAGACTGATCAACTACCAGACTAG